GAATTGCAAGGTTCAACATGTTATGGTATGTTTCCTATTTGGGCTATTAAGATGCCTTTTGGCCCACTGGTCGCCAACAGCCCAATTCAGACATTTACCTAATGAAAGCATATCTGACAAACTTATAAATTAGGTCAATGTTGCTGCTATTGACTTAGAGAACTATTAATCTTTTGAAATATGCACAAGTACATTACTTGAAGCTTAATTTGCAGTTTGCATTTTCATTACGTAGTAAACAAAACCAAAGTTATAGCATTGAGTTAGTAAATTAAAGTACGACCACCCTCAAAGCAGGCCATAATATTTTACACATTTGACAGATTCAAATTATGTCACATGCAAGGATGGAAAGACAGACTCAAATCATTTAACTAACAGCTTCCCTTTTTTCAATTTTGTATCTTTTAAATTTATAGTTTATAATTAAGCACAAATATAGAGTAGTCCATGTAAAAAAGTATTATTTTTGAGGTGGAAGCAGCATCGAATACATTCAGAAAATGATGGTATAAGCCACATTAATTTTACAGTCAAGTACCTTGCCAACTGCTCCAAGAACAATAGTTGCATCAGAGCATCCATATACTGTTGCATATCTCAAAGGTGCTAAAATGTAGATAACTGACTCGTGACAATTTATTACCTACAAAAATAAACTGGTAAGGTACCATAAACACAATAAATTGGAActtcatagtgaaacaaattgcacaaatcaacaagaaaaaaggtGAGGAAAAAAATGCCAAGTATTGCATTATCTGTATTTGATCTAAATTTTCAGAAATCATGGCACAACAGCTGAAAGAAATAAGCAGCTTATACtgccaaaacaaaaattaatagTGTCTTGTTAAGGTTAATAAGCTCAAAGCTGCAATAGAATCAAGCACAGCCAAACCCAAAGTTCAGATAAAAAACTGCAATTATCAAGATAGAGATTAGAACGGTGGCTTCTTGTAGGCTCACAATAACAAAGGGCAACCTACAGTAAGTGTAAATTGTGCATACATGTGACTATGCCATCAAAGATAACCACTTGCAATGAATGGACTGTAAAAGGAGTATGTACTTCATCCAGATCTTACTGGTGAACTAATAAAAGCTAATAAACAACTACGCAGCTCAATATCTGCTAAATCTATAAGACTCCAGGCCTTAAAATGCAAGAATAagccaaaaatgataaaattgcaataCTAAGACCTAACACAGTCTTTCTTCTTGAAAACAAAGTTGTGCATGGCATCATACTGGAAAAACGACCATAGATATCCCAAGAAGTTCTTCTATTACTACCTTCATATCATGTTGAAgcccttcattttttcttcttttttttttcttttccaatttggAGGCTCAAACTATCGATTTTCTGTATTACTATTTCTAGTTGTTTAGTTTCACAGTgagaaaaaattagaaaatcacAGAATTGTAGGAAACCACTGCATCATGAAAATTTTACCCAGTaggagtgaaaaaaaaaaaaaccagtagAAATAATGTTCCAACAAACTAAATTCACttggaaagaaaaattattGTTTAAACTAATACAACAGTAATAATTCCTGCAATTATCTTATCTTCTTACCATCTTGCATCTCTGCTTCCACCTCTCCTTAACAACAGTTGCAGTTTgcatttcaaattcaatttttttcctttcgcttcttttttattttaattctctTTTTCTAGATCACCAAATTTTTCATCTTATTGAACAGACAACCATCTAGAAATCAAACCTCTGGCAGAGTACTTATTACTACTAACCACACATTCACATAAAGCACTCAATAGAATTTGGAAAATATTAATTTTCAGTCAACATAACTTGCCTTCAAAGAAGTTCCTTTTAAATCAGATGCATGCTTTACATAGGAAGATTTAGAAATCCCCTCAATAAAACTTGGGCCCCTAGCACTGGTTGAAGCTTTAGCTGAAGTTGAGCCAACATCGGTCATTGGGACATCTTGATCAGAAGCAACTGTGGGTCCATTTTCTTTTGCAGAAACCCTCTCAGAAATATGCTCCAAGGTGGAGGCAATATTCTGTAGAAGCCAATCAAGAACTTGGGCAGCAGGCACAGGAACAGCCGGCATGTCAGGATCTGAGTTGGCAAAAAAGGGAGCATTCTGGCTCAAAGGGGTTCTCTCTGATCctttttcaccaaaataaacCAGAAAACCAAGATGCTCAAGTTTTTCAATTGACAATACCTGGTAAAAAGGGTAGGCCAGCATTCAGCAACAAGTAACTTCATATTTTTCAAGATAAGTCCTcatttagctttattttttcCACAAGTCCACAAATAACATTACAGCACAAATAGAGCAAACgaggaaagaaacaaaataatgatCCACATACGTCCATAAATATCTGACAAATAAAGTGATTATCTTGTACATTTTGTTGGCTCTAATAACTAGAAATTTTGAATGACATTAAAGTAGATACACAACTAGAATATTGAATCACTTGAATAGAGATAGCACAAGCCGTTGGCATTTTATTGTCGTATCAGCATAATACACCCAATGCCTATCTTAAACTACTTTGCAAACCCAAACATGCGTATGCATAGGTAGAAAAAATCGGCAATAAGTTAATGCAGAATGCTTAACAATCATTAATTATGATAAAAGTTGGTAAGGACTGTCATCAGGATTCATTTTGCACTTACAACCTTACAAGTGGAGCATGCATTTGGAGATGAACCAATTTCTACCGCAAGGGCCATTCTTTTAACTTGTTCCTCTTGCTTTTACTATTCTTAAACTTAACAATAAGTAGTACAAACTACTGCAAGAAGAAACTACCAACTTTTCAATCAAAATCAGTAGCCAAGACAAGAAAGATATCTACGAACCAGAGAGTCTTCGCCTTCTCCTTCAGCTGTATCTGCCAGAAGTGCAAGAATGTTCCCCAAGTGCTTCTGCAAATATGATAGCTGATGCGCCTCCTCATCAGCTTGTGATGGCATAAACCGCCTACTGTTGCTACGTACGagctacaaaaaaaaattcaagaacctTATCACAAGTACACACTTTAACAGCAAAAGGGATTGTCAGCTCACAGAGTAGTTAAAATCGAAACTTTCATCCTAACATACATCTTAAGGTACACGCGTAACAAATTATAGGAAGCATTTGCTCGTATGAGCTTATAACAGGAACAGCAATAGGACAAGGTTGAATGCTCATTCTATCAAGTCAAGTAACGAAAAAATTATAACACTTCAATGACTAATACACCAAGAAATCCAACACAACTTCCCACTCCAGACCCCAATGATCCCATTTCAAATTACTCCGATTTGCACTAAACTAAAGCCAACCCacttaaaatttccaaaaacccAACCCAAAGAAGAATTATACCAGCCAAGATTTACATTTCCACAATAATTCCGAATCCTTGCATTCCCTAAAAAAACTCAAGAACACAATTTACGAACTCTTAGCAGAAATTAATAGAATCCTAACCTGCAAGGGCGTGAGGGCAGAGAGAAACCCATCGAAAGCGGACGTAGAAGGCCATACATCCGCAACGGCAGCTGAGTCCCGGTGCCCTTTCGGCAGCAGTCTCTTATAACTCTGTACATACAAAAACACTACCAAATCAAACACACCGATCCCGACGTCGTCAATCTCCGAGGGCTTGGCATTGACGAGAGGGTCAGTATCATTGTGCAGAACAGAGGAGATGGTGTCGAGCACAAGCCGAGCATGGTCAGGCGAGATCTGGAGGGTCTCGGCAATCGCAGCCGAGTTGACCCGGTGAGTAGACtcggaggaggaagaagaagaaagagacaaGAGCTTGTCCTTGATTGAAGCTAATGATTGGGTCCCATCTGAGAATATAAGTTTTGGGATGGGTAAAAGGCCATGTTCAAATGGCTCCCTTCTGGGGTGGATGTAAATTTGGGGGCTTGATGCTATTGGTGTCGTCGGTGACGAAGTTGAAGCTGAAGGAGGCGGCGGTGATGGTTCAGTAGTGGAAGAACGCGGTGAAGAATCTGTCATGGTGGTTCATCCAAGGAGGACGAGGTGGCGGGGGGACGGGCGGATCTTTCCTTGGGATGGGAACTATTATTATGGAAAATTGTAGAAAGGGAAGAGGGAAAGGAAGTGGGAGGAGGGAAAGTGTAGCGGGGTAGGATTTGGTGGATTTCGGTCTTGGTGTTACCAGTGAGAGTGATTAGTGGGCGTTAGATGGTTGGGCAATGCAGGAAAACCAGGTACTTCCTTCAGTTCCTTGCCACCCCACTTCATAATGGTGGATAGCTTATGCAGTCAATTCAGAGTTTCATTCCTCACCATTAGTTCTTTTCAGATTCGATACATTACCATGAGCTCTAGAATCTACCACATGGCTATAATTTGACGGTCAATTAGAGTTATTTAAGTGAGAAAGGTTAAAATACTAATATGTTATTTGCTGTCATGTCTAGGGACAGCAATGAAGGAATCAAACCAGAATAGTAATGTCCTCAAGCCCGCGTTCCAAGTGAATTAATTGAAACTTTGATtaagccttgtttggattgtgatttttatagaaaaattttaCGTTTTCATgatcatatttttttattatttttttatctaacatatatcaaattactatagtataattttttaataaaaactcCCAAAAATAACAGTCCAAACGGGTTTTAAAATAGTAATATGTTATTGGCTGTCATGTCTAGGAACAGCAATGACGGAATCAAACCACAATAGTAATGTACTCAAGCCCGTGTTCCAAGTGAATTAATTGAAACTTTGATtaagccttgtttggattgtgatttttatagaaaaattttaCGTTTTCATGATcatatttttctattatttttttatctgaCATATATCAAATTACTATAGtacaattttttaataaaaattcccaaaaatagCAGTCCAAACAGGTTTTAAAGGCTCAAGATAGGGGTGGGTAAAAAATCCGAAACCCGACCAACCCGATCCGATCCGATTCAAAAAATAGGATATTCGATCCGATTTGTCTTGGCGGGGCAgatgcgggtcgggtacccgcaaAAACGGATACGGATACGGATCAGCAAAATAAAAATCCGTGGGTACCCGATCCGCagggtatattatataaatattaaaaaaataagggttcattatataattttataatttttaatcctAAGTGTAAGTAAAGTGGTTCACAACTTCATATTTTAATCTCATATGATCCACCTCTCCTCATCTTGTCTAAAAAAAGTGAATATTCTTGGTGAAACCTGAAccaaatgaataaaacaaagaaaaatttgtgaaactctatcataaaaattattcatccctttcattctttttcatttttattctacTTCCATCGatcttttctacaaaattttgatcaattcaatcaaaaatttgtgtttggagttccaattttctgttagctagataattaaaacatttgtgtctttcatttatttatttattttattgcaattgtgcctcttaaatttgtttcctttattttagtgcaagaaatttatttttctttttcatcacctttAATGCAACAAAGTTTATTCCAAAAATGTaagaaagttggggaaaatttttcaagattACTTTGGTTATACTTTCTTCAAAAATTATTAGCTCTGTTCAATTCTTTTCCGGACTTGATTCCACAATCGACTCATTTTGGATGCAATCTTGTACCATAATATCCTTAAGGAAGTTGGAAAAGTTGTCATATACTTATTATTCTTGTGTTTGTTATGTTGTAAaaggatgaaatgtgtgagaatggtgatgtactcaaaattatcataaaatttCGTTTTATCCTTGTGTTTGTTATACTTGGAAAAGTTGGAAAAGTTGCCATATACTTATTATATTTGTGTTTGTTATGTTATAGAATGATGAAATGCATGAAAACggtgatgtactcaaaattattataaaatttcgTTTTATctattagatattataattctaatatgtactaaatttatgaaatcggtttgattattggatgaaatgtgtgagaatggTGATGCATGGATTTTGATTATAATATATCTACCAATGTTAATTGGAAAGCatacttttttttattggaaaacatgttgatattaagtgaaaaatattttttattgaaatatagttttttttttttaggaacgGGTACCTTATGACccgccctttttttttttgtacccGAATAGCAGGTACCGGAAAACATTAGGAGCGGATTAGGGTCGCAAAATGGCTGATCCGATATTTTAGGGTTATGTCAGCCATATCTTGTTAGGGGCAGATATCCGACCCGTGCCTACCCCTAGCTCAAGATCAACTCATGTTAAATATAAGGAGCTTGAGATCGAACTCATTCTTATTCGATAAGTAAATCAAGATCTAGCACGAGCCCAATCTCAAGACAAGTTACTCGAATTTGAATGCTAAACATGTAATTTATCTTATGAGtaacaacatatatatatatatatatatatatatatatatatatgcatatgtatatgtatatgtatagaCACACGTACGATCAGGAGGAAGAAACTTATGATATCATAATTGTTGGTGGTTATTTTGGCCAATTAATCTTCTAATATGCTAGTTTCAACAACCATCCTTCATTACATTTCTTCATAGCTACTTGGCCTACAGTAAGTATCTAGTTTACAACTTTAGGTATTAACACTATAGTTTTCAGCCTAGATGAGTTTAATTTCGACTAATCTATAGTTCGAGGTCGTGTAATTAATACGTGGGCGGATATCATTAATCGTGCTAATCTTGGTATGGAAGTTATGCATGAACATAATGCTCATAACTTTTCTTTAAGATTTAACTGATATAGATGCTCCATTTGTAAATGAATAAGACATTAGTCTCATTGTATAAGATATTATATAAGAGTTATTGAAAAATGAAGGAACAATAATTTCCTTCTCATTCTATTAACATAAGAGGGTCAAACTCTGATCAATCGAGTTCAGGTCGACCATTTTCGTTGCCACTCCTAATCATTAGAGTATTCCGCTAGCAGTTCGTTTATTTGCCATCCCTAGTCATATGTTGAGAGCCTGGAAAGTAGTAACTTGcatccaaactttgaagaggaaATTAGGAGAAACTTCTCACATGACAAAGGTGCATAAACCATCGGTGGTATGTGTGATTTTAAGCCAAAAGTTACATCTACCTATCATATCATATAAGAAAGAAGTGAACTTTAGTACTTGTCTTCTTACGTGTCACGTGGCTTCTTAATAACTTAACAAGTGGCTTGTCAATATTTCTTGCACATTGCTATTCTTGCTAttgcacattttttttttggcctttcgTTCATGCAAAATCAAACAAGTGTGGCCTTATATTTATGAGTGTTCATCGAtcgataataaaaaatttgataaaaaggtTTTGATAATTTGGgaattgattttttaaattcaatatCTGATTACCGTCTAAATCTTAGTTTGATAAATTGGATTGGAAAATCAGTAGTcagttaaaatattttaatttgctctaaaaaaattcttataacaaaataatatcCCATatgtttttcaacaaaattaatCGACTTACTCAGACaaatatgaaatgcaaaaaaaaaaaagggttcatAACCCTAAGTTCTAACTCAGAATCTCAATTCTTAAACAATATTGAAATAAATAAGAATTTCAAACTTGATTGTTAAGCTAAACTCCAATGTATCAAATTCCATTAAAATTTTATCACCAAATATAGTTATAGTTAGTTTAGCTAATTACTAATTAATATTTAGTGATAGGATTAAGATTTACTCTTGTATTTAGTAATATACATAAGTGGACTTATATTCTACTTTTGTCTTCTATTGATTTTATGCGAAAGAAATGATTTCCACTTAATTGTTCTTGAAATTTTAAGTGGGCTAGTATCAATTACaaattataaaagtaaataCAACGATGCTAGTAAGGATTATTATGACAAATACTATCTTTCTGTCATACGGTCCAGTTTTCTCAACATGACCCATGTGACCGGGCTGTCAATCAAAGTTTTGTGAACCAAGTTTTAGGCTTTAGCAAGTCCAAGACAGACAAAGAAGGTGGAATTTTCTGACTTTGGACTCGTGGTGAAATCCATACTCAACCTACGTTACAATTTGGACTTCTAAATGTATATACACCACTATGTAtaaatttttacaaaatcttTTATAGGTCTGGCCTAATAAAACCTATGCTCATCTCACATTTTAATCGATATTGTATTTAAGATCAAACTCTATTTTGCCCAATACAGTATTAGGTTcggtcaaaatatttttaggtTGAACGACTTGACTTTGAATTGGTTCAATTTTTTTGAGTCTTACACGCAACATTTGTCAATAGATTatataaaattcaatttagaGTATTAAAGATAAATTTTCTCAAAGGATCAAGCCCTTAAATTGACATTTTCCCAATACCACCCTTTTCAAACTTCACAATTTGCTTTAGATTATCCCTTTTGATAGATTATAGAATAAATTACTCGAATAGCTACGGAACTTTTTGAATAGTCGAGATTTGATCACTCAACTATTAATAATATGTTTTTACTTACCAAACTATCAAATGTGTAAATTTTGGGCTATTTCATTGATTCCACTAGAGGTGCAAacaagtcgagtcgagtcgagttttgatctAATT
The Coffea arabica cultivar ET-39 chromosome 6c, Coffea Arabica ET-39 HiFi, whole genome shotgun sequence genome window above contains:
- the LOC113693665 gene encoding uncharacterized protein isoform X2, with the translated sequence MTDSSPRSSTTEPSPPPPSASTSSPTTPIASSPQIYIHPRREPFEHGLLPIPKLIFSDGTQSLASIKDKLLSLSSSSSSESTHRVNSAAIAETLQISPDHARLVLDTISSVLHNDTDPLVNAKPSEIDDVGIGVFDLVVFLYVQSYKRLLPKGHRDSAAVADVWPSTSAFDGFLSALTPLQLVRSNSRRFMPSQADEEAHQLSYLQKHLGNILALLADTAEGEGEDSLVLSIEKLEHLGFLVYFGEKGSERTPLSQNAPFFANSDPDMPAVPVPAAQVLDWLLQNIASTLEHISERVSAKENGPTVASDQDVPMTDVGSTSAKASTSARGPSFIEGISKSSYVKHASDLKGTSLKVINCHESVIYILAPLRYATVYGCSDATIVLGAVGKAVRVEHCERVHVIAAAKRICIANCRECVFFLGVNQQPLIVGDNHKLQVAPYNTYYSQLEEHMNQVGVVPTVNRWDQPLALGVVDPHDSLSHPAGVSEVQAESAICLDPDQFTNFMIPNWFGGEAVGSTKDNPFPLPDAYMVSQQRNHKNLGEIKHILKETQLEESRKRELSSTLHACFKDWLYASGNIRQLYCLQGD
- the LOC113693665 gene encoding uncharacterized protein isoform X3, which encodes MTDSSPRSSTTEPSPPPPSASTSSPTTPIASSPQIYIHPRREPFEHGLLPIPKLIFSDGTQSLASIKDKLLSLSSSSSSESTHRVNSAAIAETLQISPDHARLVLDTISSVLHNDTDPLVNAKPSEIDDVGIGVFDLVVFLYVQSYKRLLPKGHRDSAAVADVWPSTSAFDGFLSALTPLQLVRSNSRRFMPSQADEEAHQLSYLQKHLGNILALLADTAEGEGEDSLVLSIEKLEHLGFLVYFGEKGSERTPLSQNAPFFANSDPDMPAVPVPAAQVLDWLLQNIASTLEHISERVSAKENGPTVASDQDVPMTDVGSTSAKASTSARGPSFIEGISKSSYVKHASDLKGTSLKVINCHESVIYILAPLRYATVYGCSDATIVLGAVGKAVRVEHCERVHVIAAAKRICIANCRECVFFLGVNQQPLIVGDNHKLQDLLFFFLAIY
- the LOC113693665 gene encoding uncharacterized protein isoform X1, with amino-acid sequence MTDSSPRSSTTEPSPPPPSASTSSPTTPIASSPQIYIHPRREPFEHGLLPIPKLIFSDGTQSLASIKDKLLSLSSSSSSESTHRVNSAAIAETLQISPDHARLVLDTISSVLHNDTDPLVNAKPSEIDDVGIGVFDLVVFLYVQSYKRLLPKGHRDSAAVADVWPSTSAFDGFLSALTPLQLVRSNSRRFMPSQADEEAHQLSYLQKHLGNILALLADTAEGEGEDSLVLSIEKLEHLGFLVYFGEKGSERTPLSQNAPFFANSDPDMPAVPVPAAQVLDWLLQNIASTLEHISERVSAKENGPTVASDQDVPMTDVGSTSAKASTSARGPSFIEGISKSSYVKHASDLKGTSLKVINCHESVIYILAPLRYATVYGCSDATIVLGAVGKAVRVEHCERVHVIAAAKRICIANCRECVFFLGVNQQPLIVGDNHKLQVAPYNTYYSQLEEHMNQVGVVPTVNRWDQPLALGVVDPHDSLSHPAGVSEVQAESAICLDPDQFTNFMIPNWFGGEAVGSTKDNPFPLPDAYMVSQQRNVCTAPRMIHKNLGEIKHILKETQLEESRKRELSSTLHACFKDWLYASGNIRQLYCLQGD